In Mesorhizobium sp. 113-3-3, a genomic segment contains:
- a CDS encoding DUF6492 family protein translates to MNKRFVPDTLAGPGLLPKTPTAAVVTASYAPDFERCRLLCETLDRHVSGAAHHYILVEHRDVALFRQLETSRRTVVDERDLLPRWLRAFDDPLSLFRRRVWLSLKTQPLRGWHVQQLRRIAIAAHAREDVLVFCDSDVAFLKAFDCSVFWRDGKVRLFRRDGVLADGGHDEHRIWSRNAGSALGIDSSRTSAHDYISTLIAWRRDTVLAMCGQIEKAHGRDWVEVVGSARKFSECMIYGRYVDDLLDGGGHFHGSEEFCRVHWTGEALSDDEFRRFVAGMAPEQVAIGMQSFIGTDIGRIRRLIGLAG, encoded by the coding sequence TTGAACAAAAGGTTCGTTCCAGACACCCTTGCCGGCCCCGGCTTGCTGCCGAAGACGCCGACGGCGGCCGTGGTGACGGCGAGCTACGCGCCGGATTTCGAGCGCTGCCGCTTGTTGTGCGAGACGCTTGACCGGCATGTTTCCGGGGCCGCGCACCACTACATCCTGGTCGAACACCGCGATGTCGCGCTCTTCCGTCAGTTGGAGACCAGCCGGCGCACTGTTGTCGACGAGCGAGACCTGCTGCCGCGCTGGCTGCGCGCTTTCGACGACCCGCTCAGCCTGTTTCGCCGGCGCGTCTGGCTCAGCCTGAAAACGCAGCCGCTGCGCGGCTGGCACGTGCAGCAATTGCGCCGCATCGCCATCGCGGCGCATGCCAGGGAAGACGTTCTGGTCTTCTGCGATTCCGACGTCGCGTTCCTGAAGGCGTTCGACTGCTCGGTTTTCTGGCGTGACGGCAAAGTGCGGCTGTTCCGCCGCGACGGCGTGCTTGCCGATGGCGGTCACGACGAGCATCGCATCTGGTCGCGCAATGCGGGTTCCGCGCTCGGCATCGACTCGTCGCGGACGTCGGCTCACGACTATATCTCGACCCTGATCGCCTGGCGCCGCGACACCGTGCTTGCCATGTGCGGCCAGATCGAGAAGGCCCATGGCCGCGACTGGGTCGAAGTCGTCGGCTCGGCACGCAAATTCTCCGAATGCATGATCTATGGCCGCTATGTCGACGATCTGCTGGACGGCGGCGGGCACTTCCACGGTTCGGAGGAATTCTGCCGCGTCCACTGGACGGGCGAGGCGTTGTCGGACGATGAGTTCCGCCGCTTCGTTGCCGGCATGGCGCCGGAGCAGGTGGCGATCGGCATGCAATCCTTCATCGGCACCGATATCGGCCGCATCCGCCGCCTGATCGGATTGGCTGGCTGA
- a CDS encoding WecB/TagA/CpsF family glycosyltransferase, which produces MNMHTARAAFGLDRLKTILGISVLAIRWDDAVALLNRLIAERRFTKVSFLNAHNANIACSDPDFAEALDDFLILPDGIGVDLAAKLLYGAPFPDNLNGTDFVPAFLQASTRPLTVGLLGATRVNAEAASVKLAALAVQHNFVVIHDGYFSAAQEPEIIGRIAALRPDMLLVAMGVPRQELWIARHIDERHCTMPVAVGALLDFLSGSVPRAPLWMRRLRLEWLFRLAVEPARLWRRYVVGNPVFLWRVVKQRWSRGAQTAGERR; this is translated from the coding sequence ATGAACATGCACACCGCCCGCGCCGCCTTCGGGCTCGACAGGTTGAAGACGATCCTCGGCATTTCGGTGCTTGCCATCCGCTGGGACGATGCCGTCGCCCTGTTGAACCGGCTGATCGCCGAGCGGCGCTTCACCAAGGTCAGCTTCCTCAACGCCCACAATGCTAACATCGCCTGTTCGGACCCCGACTTCGCCGAGGCGCTCGACGATTTCCTCATCCTGCCGGACGGCATCGGCGTCGATCTCGCGGCAAAGCTTCTCTATGGCGCGCCGTTTCCGGACAATCTCAACGGCACCGATTTCGTGCCGGCCTTCCTGCAGGCCTCGACGCGGCCGCTGACCGTGGGGTTGCTCGGCGCGACGCGCGTCAACGCCGAGGCCGCGTCGGTCAAGCTGGCGGCCCTTGCCGTGCAGCACAATTTCGTGGTCATTCATGACGGCTATTTCTCCGCCGCGCAGGAGCCGGAGATCATCGGCCGGATCGCGGCGTTGCGGCCCGACATGCTGCTGGTCGCCATGGGCGTTCCGCGCCAGGAACTGTGGATCGCACGCCATATCGACGAACGCCACTGCACGATGCCGGTCGCGGTCGGCGCGCTGCTCGACTTCCTGAGCGGCTCGGTGCCGCGCGCGCCGCTATGGATGCGCCGCCTGCGCCTGGAATGGCTGTTCAGGCTGGCAGTCGAGCCGGCCCGGCTCTGGCGCCGCTACGTGGTCGGCAATCCAGTGTTCCTGTGGCGGGTCGTCAAGCAGAGATGGTCGCGTGGCGCGCAAACGGCCGGAGAGCGCCGTTGA